Sequence from the Cucurbita pepo subsp. pepo cultivar mu-cu-16 chromosome LG02, ASM280686v2, whole genome shotgun sequence genome:
TTCTACTTTGCTATGGGATTGTGTCATGTAGTCTTTTGAAGTATAATTTGATGTTTGGTCATCATAATTTGTAGGAATatcaagtttgattttgtagTCTATTGTGGCATATAGTACAGGGTGACTTTTTAGGCTAGGCTTCAAGTGCACTTCCAAGATTTACTTTATTTGTGGTCATGAAGGGCCATGTAAATAATATGGGGCATAGAGGGAATGAGTTCTAGCCATGGTAAGTATCTACTTAGGATTTAATATCCTGCAAATTACCTTGGCAACCTAATATTGTAGGATGAGGCGGTTGTCCCCATGAGAATGGTCAATGTGTGCAAGCTAACCCGGACACTCATGGatattagagagaaaaaaaaaaaagaaaagaaaaaaaaaacttcacaTTCACTTCATAAAATTACTTTCTTTGTATCTTGGGAAGTTGTacctattttagttttaaatctaaataagtAGAGTAAATTACACTTTTGGTCCAAGAGTTTTCACCTCTGTCTAATTGGTCCTTTGGCTGAAACTCAAGAATAAAATGTGTAATTTAGcctcaataattataatggtTGAGAGCGGCATTGATTAAAATGATGGTTTGGANCATGTGTCTAATTGGTCCTTTGGCTGAAACTCAAGAATCAAATGTGTAATTTAGcctcaataattataatggtTGAGAGCGGCATTGATTAAAATGATGGTTTGGAAGCAAAGACCCCTTAATCTTTGGAagattaatttctttttaagtgatacctcttatttataaattccTATATCTGTTAACTATAGTCCcttaaattaagattaaagtTGAATTAACTTTTCCGCCCCTCTTTATGGATTTAAATTCTAACATGCTTTTTTGTCTGTCATTCTTCTAAATGGGAGTGGATTTTGAAATATGTGTATACGTACAATATGCAGTCTTAAATGATGCATGGAAGTTAgttataatgatttttttgtatgctttaaatttttagagtGCTTCCTATGCTGTCATCTTATGATGTTGTTGATGCCTGCAGATTTTTCTGTCTTACTGACATGGCATCGGAGTGTGGGAAAAGCTTTGCTCGGAGGGACAGTCTCCGAGAAATTGAATCAAAGGTTCGAGTTTTGTGGGAAGAGAATGATGTTTTCAGGGCTGAGGCATGTGAAACACCTCCTAAAGAGGGAGAGAAGTTCTTTGGaaactttccttttccttaTATGAATGGATTTTTGCATCTTGGGCATGCTTTCTCCCTTTCAAAATTGGAGTTTGCTGCAGCATATCACAGGTTAAGAGGTGCAAATGTCCTATTACCATTTGGTTTCCACTGCACAGGAATGCCTATCAAGGCCTCTGCTGATAAGCTTGCTAGGGAAATCCAACAGTTTGGTGATCCACCTGTCTTCCCTAGGCAAATGGAAGAGCAAGAAAACTTGAAAGCAGAATCCGAGGATGCAAATGAAAGTAACCCAACATTACCTGACAAATTCAAGGGCAAGAAGTCTAAGGCAGTTTCGAAGTCAAGTGGGCAGATGTACCAGTGGGAAATAATGCGCAGTTTTGGTCTGTCTGATAGTGAGATATCCAAGTTTCAAACTCCTTATAACTGGTTGACGTTCTTTCCTCCTTTAGCTATGGAGGACCTTAAAGCTTTTGGTTTAGGTTGTGATTGGAGACGATCTTTTATTACCACTGATATGAATCCATTTTTTGATTCATTTGTACAGTGGCAGATGCGGAAGTTGAAATCCATGGGGAAAATTGTGAAAGATGTCAGATATACCATATATTCACCCTTAGATGGCCAACCCTGTGCCGATCATGATAGGGCATCTGGTGAAGGGGTTCAACCACAGGATTACACACTGATTAAGATGGAGGTTGTGCCACCTTTTCCTCCTAAAATGGGTGTGTTGGAGGGTAGAAAAGTGTACTTAGCTGCTGCAACATTGAGACCTGAGACCATGTATGGTCAAACAAATGCTTGGGTACTGCCTGAGGGTAAATATGGAGcatttgaaattaatgatactgatgtatttattattactgaAAGATccgcccttaacttagcctaTCAGAAATTTTCTAGAGTTCCTGAAAAACCCACTTGCCTGATTCAGCTGACTGGTAATGATTTGATAGGGCTCCCATTGAAGTCCCCTCTAGCCTTTAATGAGATCATTTATGCTCTTCCAATGCTTACAATTCTCACGGATAAGGGAACTGGTATCGTGACCAGTGTACCTAGTGATGCTCCTGATGATTATATGGCAATGCAtgatttaaaatcaaaaccagCTCTTAGGGCCAAATATGGTGTTAAAGATGAATGGGTGCTTCCCTATGACATTGTTCCCATTATTGATATCCCAGAATTTGGAGATAGGGCTGCTGAAAAAGTTTGCGTGgatctaaaaattaaaagtcagAATGAAAAGGACAAGCTTGCTGAAGCTAAAAGATTAACATATTTGAAAGGATTTACTGATGGAACACTAATTGTTGGTGAATTTTCTGGGAGGAAAGTGCAGGAAGCAAAGCCTATGATTCGGAGCAAGCTAATTGAAACTGGTCAAGCTATCCCATACAGTGAACCTGAGAAGCGTGTTACCTCCCGGTCTGGAGATGAGTGCATTGTAGCTCTTACAGATCAATGGTGACTATCTCTAACTAACTCATTAGTTGATGACTAAGCATATCATGATTGACCTAATAGTATTCTAATGGTGTTTTGAACAGGTACATCACATATGGGGAATCAGAATGGAAGAAGTTGGCTGAAGATTGCTTGGCCAACATGAATCTGTTTTCTGATGAGACAAGGCATGGGTTTCAGCACACACTTAGTTGGCTTAACCAGTGGGCATGCTCACGTAGTTTTGGCCTTGGAACGCGTATTCCTTGGGATGAACAATTTCTAGTTGAATCCTTGTCTGATTCCACCATTTACATGGCTTACTACACCATTGCTCATTTGTTGCATAATGGGGACTTGTATGGATCAGGAACCTCTGCAATAAAACCCGAGCAGATGACTGATGAAGTGTGGGATTTTGTCTTTTGTGGTGCTGCTGAACCAAAATCAACTGGTATCTCACGTTCAATTCTTAATAAGATGAAACAAGAGTTTGAGTATTGGTATCCATTTGATCTTCGGGTTTCTGGAAAAGATCTTATTCAGAATCATTTGACATTCTGTATTTATAATCATACTGCAATTATGCCAGAGCACCATTGGCCACGAGGGTTCAGATGCAATGGGCACATCATGCTTAATTCTGAAAAGATGTCCAAATCTACTGGGAATTTTAGAACTCTGCGTCAGGCAATTGAAGAGTTTTCTGCTGACGCCACACGATTCTCATTGGCTGATGCTGGTGATGGTGTTGATGatgcaaattttgtttttgagacTGCAAATGCTGCAATATTACGTTTGACTAAAGAAATTGCATGGATGGAAGACATTCTACAGGctgattcttcttccttccttaGAAAAGGCCCTCCGTCGACCTATGCTGATCGTGtctttgaaaatgaaatcaataTTGCAGTTAAAACGACCGAGCAAAATTACAAAGATTACATGTTTAGAGAAGCTCTGAAGTCTGGTTTTTATGATCTCCAAGCAGCGAGGGACGAGTACAGGTTTTCATGTGGGGCTGGAGGCATGAATCGCAATTTGGTTTTCCGCTTTATGGATGTCCAGACACGACTTATCACTCCAATTTGTCCACACTATGCAGAATATGTTTGGAGGGAAATGTTGAAGAAGGAAGGGTTTGTTGTTAATGCTGGCTGGCCTTCGGCTGATTCTCCTGATTTAACTCTCAAAAGTGCAAACAAATACCTGCAAGACTCGATAGTTTTGATGAGAAAGCTTCTTCAAAAACAACTTCTAGGATCTAAAAAAGGCAACAAGAAGGGTGCTCCCGTCACATCCGTGATTGAGGACAAGAAATTAACTGGCTTGATATATGTGAATGAGCAATTTGATGGATGGAAAGCCGAATGCCTGAGGATACTCCGATGTAAATTTGACTCGACTAAACGTACATTTGCACCAGATAGTGAAATAATGGAGGCACTACAGAAGAGTTCAGTTGGTCAGGCATCAGACTTTAGACAAACACAGAAGTTATGTATGCCATTTTTGAGGTTTAAGAAGGACGAGGTCGCTGCACTCGGGGTTCATGCCTTGGACTTGAAGCTTCCTTTCGGGGAGATCGAGGTCCTTAAAGAGAACTTGGAGTTGATTAAGAGGCAAATAGGTTTGGAAGAGGTGGAGGTTTTGTGTGCGTCTGATACAGATGCTATTGCAAAAGCTGGAGCTCTGGCTTCATTATTGAAGCAGAATCCTCCATCCCCAGGGAATCCTACTGCTATTTTCTTGACAAGTTAGACAAAAACATTCCAGGCGTTTTTGGTGAGTGTTGTCTTTCTGACTATGCTTGCTACTTTTGTTTGAAtctatgcattttttttatttaattctaaattccCCATCttataaagagagaatttcttttggacaaaaaaaaaaaaacattttttaatttcaaaatacagAATTATGAACTTGATTATAGCTGCATACCAAATTATAATTGTGAAGATAGGTCCAACTGGTTGTGTCCCCATTGATTTGTTACTTTAGTGAACATAATTTATAGTTTCTTGCAGCATCCTGTTTATGTCAAAGTATGGGGTTCATGGTTTTCTGTTTAAATTCTACAACGCATGCTCGTTACTCGAACTCGTCCTTCTCTCATTAGCAATGTTATTCGTACAGCTTCGAGTTTGAGCATG
This genomic interval carries:
- the LOC111787828 gene encoding leucine--tRNA ligase, cytoplasmic-like; amino-acid sequence: MASECGKSFARRDSLREIESKVRVLWEENDVFRAEACETPPKEGEKFFGNFPFPYMNGFLHLGHAFSLSKLEFAAAYHRLRGANVLLPFGFHCTGMPIKASADKLAREIQQFGDPPVFPRQMEEQENLKAESEDANESNPTLPDKFKGKKSKAVSKSSGQMYQWEIMRSFGLSDSEISKFQTPYNWLTFFPPLAMEDLKAFGLGCDWRRSFITTDMNPFFDSFVQWQMRKLKSMGKIVKDVRYTIYSPLDGQPCADHDRASGEGVQPQDYTLIKMEVVPPFPPKMGVLEGRKVYLAAATLRPETMYGQTNAWVLPEGKYGAFEINDTDVFIITERSALNLAYQKFSRVPEKPTCLIQLTGNDLIGLPLKSPLAFNEIIYALPMLTILTDKGTGIVTSVPSDAPDDYMAMHDLKSKPALRAKYGVKDEWVLPYDIVPIIDIPEFGDRAAEKVCVDLKIKSQNEKDKLAEAKRLTYLKGFTDGTLIVGEFSGRKVQEAKPMIRSKLIETGQAIPYSEPEKRVTSRSGDECIVALTDQWYITYGESEWKKLAEDCLANMNLFSDETRHGFQHTLSWLNQWACSRSFGLGTRIPWDEQFLVESLSDSTIYMAYYTIAHLLHNGDLYGSGTSAIKPEQMTDEVWDFVFCGAAEPKSTGISRSILNKMKQEFEYWYPFDLRVSGKDLIQNHLTFCIYNHTAIMPEHHWPRGFRCNGHIMLNSEKMSKSTGNFRTLRQAIEEFSADATRFSLADAGDGVDDANFVFETANAAILRLTKEIAWMEDILQADSSSFLRKGPPSTYADRVFENEINIAVKTTEQNYKDYMFREALKSGFYDLQAARDEYRFSCGAGGMNRNLVFRFMDVQTRLITPICPHYAEYVWREMLKKEGFVVNAGWPSADSPDLTLKSANKYLQDSIVLMRKLLQKQLLGSKKGNKKGAPVTSVIEDKKLTGLIYVNEQFDGWKAECLRILRCKFDSTKRTFAPDSEIMEALQKSSVGQASDFRQTQKLCMPFLRFKKDEVAALGVHALDLKLPFGEIEVLKENLELIKRQIGLEEVEVLCASDTDAIAKAGALASLLKQNPPSPGNPTAIFLTS